A region from the Lycium barbarum isolate Lr01 chromosome 8, ASM1917538v2, whole genome shotgun sequence genome encodes:
- the LOC132608259 gene encoding tRNAse Z TRZ4, mitochondrial-like, producing MFRGVTVVYSGDTRPCSQVIEASLGATILIHEATFEDGLVEEAIARNHSTIKEATKVGHSADAYRVILTHFSQRYPNVPALDEVSMQRTCIEFDLMSVNLADLPVLPKVLPYLKLLFRNVG from the exons atgtttcggggcgtgacagttgtGTACTCTGGTGACACGAGGCCATGCTCACAAGTTATAGAAGCATCTCTTGGAGCAACAATTCTTATACATGAG GCGACCTTCGAGGATGGCCTGGTGGAGGAGGCTATAGCAAGAAACCACAGCACAATTAAGGAAGCTACAAAAGTCGGACATTCTGCTGATGCATACCGGGTAATATTGACTCACTTCAGCCAGAGATACCCAAACGTACCTGCACTTGATGAAGTGAGCATGCAAAGAACTTGTATTGAGTTTGACCTAATGAGTGTAAACCTAGCAGATTTGCCAGTGCTCCCTAAGGTTCTTCCGTACCTCAAATTGCTTTTCAGAAATGTTGGTTAA